Proteins found in one Pirellulales bacterium genomic segment:
- the rpiB gene encoding ribose 5-phosphate isomerase B: MRIAIGSDHAGYRYKQAIIAELSQCGHEVQDFGTDSESPVDYPLFIRPVALAVAAGEFERGIVLGGSGNGEAMAANRVLGVRCGLCWNLDSARLARQHNDANLLSLGQRMVSLDDALAIVHVWLDTPFEGGRHERRIYLLDHPPEGR, translated from the coding sequence ATGCGAATTGCCATTGGCTCCGATCATGCCGGTTATCGCTACAAACAAGCAATTATCGCGGAACTGTCGCAATGCGGACATGAAGTTCAAGACTTCGGAACCGACTCCGAATCGCCCGTCGACTATCCGCTGTTTATTCGTCCGGTGGCTCTGGCCGTGGCGGCTGGCGAGTTTGAACGCGGCATTGTGCTGGGAGGTTCCGGCAATGGCGAGGCGATGGCCGCCAATCGGGTGCTTGGAGTGCGCTGCGGATTGTGTTGGAACCTGGACTCCGCTCGGCTGGCGCGTCAGCACAACGATGCGAACCTGCTTTCGCTGGGCCAGCGCATGGTCTCGCTCGACGACGCCTTGGCGATTGTCCACGTCTGGCTCGACACCCCGTTTGAAGGGGGCCGACATGAGCGGCGCATTTATCTGCTCGATCATCCGCCAGAAGGACGCTGA
- a CDS encoding tyrosine-protein phosphatase yields MPATQVWVRMIQRFWSQPSRAARWFVLALLLGGVVYGLSQLWWIYHAKRFQELRAGVFYRTGQPTEMGVRYLASNKGIRTIVRLQSFNPTLKRGIFDPGQPSGDTEIDFARQLGLAYRAWPLGDEACWPWPAPWHFEQFFKLVDDPANHPVLVHCQGGRHRTGTMSALFRLEYDRWPVERVLAEMYSYQFGPRVPVQEHNLRTYFPRPRPDAATWKLLLARFAPVLKRSPSDYESLVRMLRSRRGGAVDAVARAALAAREPFSLCVAQRLIDAPDDPLAQITTQYAAELLTAVGANPIERSIAAALVADFGSSDQQAALLELLVAEPKSGPVSERYAALVRGVTNRYTGNRLAYLRPLLDDLRKRPEPEAVGLRYCDTAVARLTSIVDETFYDRNQANSWDSGRGKAVTWFADHAKETQLTHLLPPTGKDVIRVIRAENLVDERQLQ; encoded by the coding sequence ATGCCAGCAACTCAGGTGTGGGTGAGGATGATCCAACGCTTCTGGTCCCAACCATCGCGAGCGGCGCGGTGGTTCGTATTGGCGCTGCTACTGGGCGGCGTGGTCTACGGACTGTCGCAGCTTTGGTGGATCTATCACGCCAAGCGATTTCAAGAACTGCGGGCGGGCGTCTTCTATCGCACTGGGCAGCCCACCGAAATGGGTGTGCGTTATCTGGCCAGCAACAAGGGGATTCGAACGATTGTGCGGCTGCAGAGTTTCAACCCGACGCTGAAGCGCGGCATCTTCGATCCTGGTCAGCCCAGCGGCGACACGGAAATCGACTTCGCGCGGCAGTTGGGACTTGCGTACCGCGCTTGGCCCTTGGGCGATGAAGCGTGTTGGCCTTGGCCGGCGCCTTGGCACTTTGAGCAGTTTTTCAAACTCGTTGACGACCCGGCCAATCATCCGGTGCTGGTGCACTGCCAGGGAGGACGCCACCGCACGGGAACCATGTCGGCGCTGTTCCGCTTGGAATACGACCGCTGGCCCGTGGAGCGCGTTTTGGCAGAGATGTACTCGTATCAGTTTGGTCCGCGCGTGCCGGTGCAGGAACACAACTTGCGGACCTATTTTCCGCGGCCGCGCCCCGATGCCGCGACCTGGAAACTCCTGCTCGCCAGATTCGCGCCGGTGCTGAAGCGGTCGCCCAGCGATTACGAGTCGCTGGTGCGGATGCTGCGGTCTCGTCGAGGCGGAGCGGTAGACGCCGTGGCGCGCGCCGCGCTAGCGGCAAGAGAACCGTTTTCGCTGTGCGTGGCGCAACGATTGATCGACGCGCCCGACGATCCGCTCGCGCAGATCACCACGCAATACGCCGCTGAGTTGTTAACAGCGGTTGGGGCCAACCCGATCGAGCGTTCGATCGCCGCGGCGCTGGTCGCCGATTTTGGATCGAGCGATCAGCAAGCGGCTTTGCTCGAACTGCTCGTTGCCGAGCCAAAATCAGGCCCGGTCAGCGAGCGCTATGCCGCCCTTGTGCGCGGCGTGACCAACCGCTACACCGGAAACCGATTGGCCTATTTGCGTCCGCTATTGGACGATTTGCGTAAGCGTCCCGAACCAGAGGCGGTTGGCTTGCGCTATTGCGACACGGCCGTGGCGCGATTGACGTCGATCGTGGACGAGACGTTTTACGATCGCAACCAAGCCAATAGTTGGGACTCTGGACGCGGCAAGGCAGTGACTTGGTTCGCGGATCACGCGAAGGAGACGCAACTTACGCATCTGCTGCCGCCGACCGGCAAGGACGTGATCCGCGTGATTCGCGCGGAGAATTTGGTCGACGAACGACAACTGCAATAG
- a CDS encoding DUF488 domain-containing protein: MIYTLGHSTRSIDEFADLLLENGVQRVLDVRRFPGSRKFPHFTGDTFQQGLEERGIGYTHLPELGGRRSAGGADEGGYWRNASFRGYAKYMQSPEFRQGMERLLALCDQETCALVCAEAVPWRCHRSLIADWLVAAGHSVTHIMGKGKRQPHTRNPNSRLMPDGTLVYVA; this comes from the coding sequence ATGATCTACACGCTGGGCCACTCGACGCGGTCGATCGACGAGTTCGCCGATCTGCTCTTGGAGAACGGCGTTCAGCGCGTGCTCGACGTGCGCCGGTTTCCGGGCTCGCGCAAGTTTCCGCATTTCACCGGCGATACATTTCAGCAAGGACTTGAGGAGCGCGGCATCGGCTATACGCATCTTCCCGAATTGGGGGGGCGCCGCTCGGCCGGCGGGGCCGATGAGGGAGGCTATTGGCGAAACGCCAGCTTTCGCGGTTACGCGAAATACATGCAGTCGCCGGAATTCCGACAAGGTATGGAACGGCTCTTGGCGTTGTGCGACCAGGAAACATGCGCCTTGGTTTGCGCCGAGGCTGTGCCGTGGCGCTGTCATCGCAGCTTGATTGCCGATTGGTTAGTGGCCGCGGGGCATTCGGTAACGCACATCATGGGCAAGGGAAAACGGCAGCCGCATACGCGCAATCCGAACTCGCGGCTCATGCCAGACGGAACGCTTGTGTACGTGGCCTGA
- a CDS encoding response regulator has protein sequence MSSPVARQPGRVLIVDDNVDMANLIGTLVQHCGHESRVVNDAVRSLTVASEFKPSIALLDIGLPGMNGFELARQLRLVPGLEAIKLVALTGYSDEDHRRRATEAGFDVHVVKPIALAQLQSVLNDDRTA, from the coding sequence GTGTCATCTCCTGTCGCGCGACAACCTGGCCGAGTCTTGATTGTCGACGACAATGTCGACATGGCCAATTTGATTGGCACGTTGGTCCAGCATTGTGGACACGAGTCGCGTGTCGTCAACGACGCCGTCCGCTCGTTGACCGTGGCCAGCGAGTTCAAGCCGAGCATTGCGCTCTTGGATATTGGACTGCCGGGCATGAACGGCTTTGAGCTCGCACGACAATTGCGACTGGTGCCGGGTTTGGAAGCGATCAAGTTAGTGGCGCTTACGGGGTATTCCGACGAGGATCACCGCCGCCGCGCGACCGAGGCGGGATTTGATGTCCATGTGGTGAAGCCGATCGCGCTAGCCCAGTTGCAGTCGGTCTTGAATGACGACCGAACAGCGTAA
- a CDS encoding flavin reductase family protein produces MPFDPVLQRRIMGHFASGVTIVTTQLGGEQTGMTVSAFASLSLNPPLVLVSIDRCSFTYEFLKSSRCFAVNMLRRDQEDLSRRFAMAGPKDFSDLPLHTAVTGAPILHGVLGWVDCRVVEVYRGGDHDIFVGEIVAGEAGEGEPLLYYCGRYRQIESTE; encoded by the coding sequence GTGCCATTCGATCCCGTGTTGCAGCGCCGAATTATGGGGCATTTCGCCTCCGGTGTCACGATAGTCACAACGCAATTAGGCGGCGAGCAAACCGGCATGACCGTCAGCGCGTTCGCGTCGCTGTCGTTGAATCCGCCGTTGGTGCTGGTCTCGATCGACCGTTGCAGTTTCACCTATGAATTTCTGAAATCGTCGCGCTGCTTCGCCGTGAATATGCTCCGCCGCGATCAGGAAGACTTGTCGCGGCGCTTCGCCATGGCGGGGCCTAAGGATTTCAGCGATCTTCCATTGCACACCGCCGTGACCGGCGCGCCGATCCTCCACGGCGTGCTCGGCTGGGTCGATTGCCGCGTGGTCGAAGTGTATCGTGGTGGCGACCACGATATTTTCGTTGGCGAGATCGTCGCTGGCGAAGCAGGCGAAGGCGAACCACTGCTGTATTACTGCGGACGCTACCGACAAATCGAATCGACCGAGTAA